In a genomic window of Thunnus thynnus chromosome 16, fThuThy2.1, whole genome shotgun sequence:
- the syt14a gene encoding synaptotagmin-14, whose product MTFLFWYLNNKLALENTGSLQCLDDFRKKPELQDKVYSDADLQGSSSDSEDELMGQYQEAVSRSQGLRGGAKAAANVKHAGGFSWESRQKYSPLTADYDGYSSEASADDANCIQRMRRTPPLDELQPPPYQDENGSPRMSCTLSDLGDAKCDLSHTSGSPHLSFGKCPSEGSDGHETESYLNKGYEEDVPSDSTAVLSPEDMSARGSAALLPKGYEPDPVAKYGTLDVVFDYDSEEQQLAMTIMAVTDLPAVKRTGNISWQVHLVLLPTKKQRAKTGIQRGPCPIFTETFRFSHVESEMISNYAIRFRLYSMRRMKKEKVLGEKVFYLTKLNLQGKMSVPVILDPCCALPGGESQVSLSDMTCSESASSFQSVSQTSTPEILVGLVYNATTGRLSVEIIKGIHFKNLAANKPPNTYVKLTLLNSMGHEMSKCKTSICRGQPNPTYKETFVFQVALFQLSDVTLILSVYNKRSMKRKEMIGWISLGLNSSGEEELTHWTQMKESKGQQVCHWHSLLES is encoded by the exons atgACCTTTCTGTTCTGGTACCTCAACAACAAGTTGGCACTAGAGAACACAGGGAGCCTTCAGTGCCTTGATGACTTCAGGAAAAAACCAGAGCTGCAAG ACAAGGTCTACTCTGACGCCGACCTGCAGGGCTCATCATCGGACAGTGAGGATGAACTGATGGGTCAGTATCAAGAAGCAGTCAGCCGGTCCCAAGGCCTCCGGGGAGGAGCCAAGGCCGCCGCTAATGTCAAACACGCAGGAGGTTTCAGCTGGGAGAGCCGGCAGAAGTACAGCCCCCTGACGGCTGATTATGACGGCTACAGCAGCGAAGCCTCAGCTGATGACG CCAACTGCATCCAGAGGATGAGACGAACACCGCCACTGGATGAGCTTCAACCGCCGCCCTATCAGGATGAGAATGGCTCTCCACGGATGTCCTGCACACTGTCAGACCTCGGTGACGCCAAGTGTGACCTATCACATACTAGCGGCAGTCCTCACCTTTCCTTTGGCAAATGCCCCAGTGAGGGCAGTGACGGCCATGAGACAGAGAGTTACCTCAACAAGGGGTACGAAGAGGATGTGCCCAGCGACAGCACCGCTGTCCTCAGCCCAGAG GACATGTCAGCCCGTGGATCTGCAGCACTGCTCCCTAAAGGTTATGAACCAGATCCAGTTGCAAAATACGGCACTCTGGATGTGGTGTTCGACTATGACtcagaggagcagcagctggCGATGACCATCATGGCAGTAACAGACCTTCCCGCTGTAAAACGCACTGGCAACATCTCCTGGCAGGTCCACCTGGTACTGCTGCCCACCAAGAAACAGAGGGCGAAGACGGGAATCCAGAGAGGCCCCTGCCCCATCTTCACGGAGACCTTCCGCTTTAGCCATGTGGAGTCAGAGATGATCAGCAACTATGCTATCCGATTCCGCCTTTACAGCATGCGAAGGATGAAGAAGGAGAAGGTGCTCGGGGAAAAGGTGTTCTACCTCACCAAGCTCAACCTTCAGGGCAAAATGTCTGTGCCGGTCATATTAGACCCATGCTGTGCACTCCCG GGTGGTGAATCCCAGGTCAGCCTCTCAGATATGACATGCAGTGAAAGCGCCTCATCAttccagtcagtcagtcagacttCCACACCAGAGATCCTCGTGGGCCTGGTGTACAACGCCACAACAGGACGTCTCTCTGTGGAGATCATCAAAGGCATCCATTTCAAAAACCTGGCTGCCAACAAGCCACCCA ATACATATGTTAAGCTGACCTTACTGAACTCCATGGGCCACGAAATGTCCAAGTGTAAGACATCTATCTGTCGAGGCCAGCCCAACCCAACCTACAAAGAGACGTTTGTTTTCCAGGTAGCTCTTTTCCAGCTATCAGACGTCACGCTCATCCTCTCCGTTTACAACAAGCGCAGCATGAAGCGTAAGGAGATGATTGGCTGGATTTCTCTCGGCCTCAAcagttctggagaggaggagctCACCCACTGGACTCAGATGAAAGAGTCTAAAGGACAGCAGGTTTGCCACTGGCACAGTCTGTTGGAGTCTTAA